From Nocardioides daedukensis, the proteins below share one genomic window:
- a CDS encoding acetyl-CoA C-acetyltransferase, whose protein sequence is MPEAVIVSVARSPIGRANKGSLKDFRPDDLAALIVKTALDKIPALDRNTVDDLYLGCGLPGGEMGNNMGRIINVINDMDQVPGATITRYCASSVQTTRMAFHAIKAGEGDVFISAGVETVSRFKNGTSDHIPNTRNPIFDDAIARTDAQAKGDGTTTADWHDPREDGLLPDAYIAMGQTAENVARMRGLSRQELDEFGVRSQNLAEKAINDGFWAREITSVTAPDGTVVSADDGPRAGVTYEAASQLKPVFRPDGVVTAANCCPLNDGAAAVVIMSDTKAAELGLKPLARIVSTGVSGLSPEIMGLGPVEASKRALANAGMSIGDIDLVEINEAFAAQVVPSYQDLGIDIDRLNVNGGAIAVGHPFGMTGARLQNTMINSLDWHDKSTGLITMCVGGGQGMALILERI, encoded by the coding sequence ATGCCCGAGGCAGTCATCGTTTCCGTTGCCCGCTCCCCCATCGGTCGCGCCAACAAGGGGTCCCTGAAGGACTTCCGTCCCGACGACCTGGCAGCGCTCATCGTCAAGACCGCCCTGGACAAGATCCCCGCCCTGGACCGCAACACGGTCGATGACCTCTACCTTGGCTGTGGTCTTCCCGGTGGCGAGATGGGCAACAACATGGGCCGGATCATCAACGTGATCAACGACATGGACCAGGTCCCCGGCGCGACGATCACCCGTTACTGCGCCTCGTCGGTGCAGACCACGCGGATGGCCTTCCACGCGATCAAGGCCGGCGAGGGCGACGTCTTCATCTCGGCAGGCGTCGAGACCGTCTCCCGGTTCAAGAACGGCACCTCCGACCACATCCCGAACACTCGCAACCCCATCTTCGACGACGCCATCGCGCGCACCGACGCCCAGGCCAAGGGTGACGGCACCACGACCGCCGACTGGCACGACCCGCGCGAGGACGGCCTGCTCCCCGACGCCTACATCGCGATGGGCCAGACCGCCGAGAACGTGGCCCGCATGCGTGGCCTGAGCCGCCAAGAGCTCGACGAGTTCGGCGTCCGCTCGCAGAACCTTGCCGAGAAGGCGATCAACGACGGCTTCTGGGCCCGCGAGATCACCTCGGTCACCGCCCCCGACGGCACCGTCGTCTCGGCCGACGACGGCCCGCGCGCGGGCGTGACCTATGAGGCCGCCTCCCAGCTCAAGCCGGTCTTCCGCCCCGACGGCGTCGTCACGGCGGCCAACTGCTGCCCGCTCAACGACGGCGCGGCTGCCGTCGTGATCATGTCCGACACCAAGGCGGCCGAGCTGGGCCTCAAGCCGCTGGCCCGGATCGTGTCCACCGGCGTCTCCGGGCTCTCCCCCGAGATCATGGGCCTCGGCCCGGTCGAGGCGTCCAAGCGCGCCCTTGCCAACGCCGGGATGAGCATCGGTGACATCGACCTCGTCGAGATCAACGAGGCCTTCGCTGCGCAGGTCGTGCCGTCCTACCAGGACCTCGGCATCGACATCGACCGCCTCAACGTCAACGGCGGCGCCATCGCTGTCGGACACCCGTTCGGCATGACCGGTGCCCGCCTGCAGAACACGATGATCAACTCGCTGGACTGGCACGACAAGTCCACCGGCCTGATCACGATGTGCGTCGGCGGCGGCCAGGGCATGGCCCTGATCCTCGAGCGCATCTGA
- a CDS encoding MarR family winged helix-turn-helix transcriptional regulator: MSDAASHATVTGTRWLDPDQQRAWRAYMVGTILLTDRLDDELRGSFGIGLNEYEVLVRLSEREDHSLRMSALADAMRFSRSRVTHTIKRMETAGLVRRSEAKDDGRGIFAHLTTKGHELLVKAAPTHVDGVRSHLLDLASDDDFAALGRVMNAVVDKLAQQHPEADLRTPGS, from the coding sequence ATGAGTGACGCCGCCTCGCACGCAACCGTGACCGGGACGCGTTGGCTCGACCCCGATCAACAGCGCGCCTGGCGCGCCTACATGGTCGGCACCATCCTGCTCACCGATCGTCTCGACGACGAGCTCCGTGGCAGTTTCGGCATCGGGCTCAACGAGTACGAGGTGCTCGTCCGCCTCTCCGAGCGGGAGGATCACTCTCTTCGGATGTCGGCGCTGGCCGACGCGATGCGGTTCAGCCGAAGCCGGGTCACCCACACCATCAAGCGGATGGAGACCGCTGGCCTCGTACGGCGCAGCGAGGCCAAGGACGACGGCCGCGGGATCTTCGCGCACCTCACCACCAAGGGCCACGAGCTCCTGGTCAAGGCCGCGCCCACTCACGTGGACGGCGTCAGGTCCCACCTGCTCGACCTCGCCTCGGACGACGACTTCGCAGCCCTCGGCCGGGTGATGAACGCAGTGGTCGACAAGCTCGCGCAACAGCACCCGGAGGCAGACCTCCGCACTCCGGGCAGCTGA
- the ettA gene encoding energy-dependent translational throttle protein EttA, with the protein MAEYVFTLRNVRKAHGDKVVLDNVTLSFLPDAKIGVVGPNGTGKSSLLKIMAGLDKANNGDALLTPGATVGMLQQEPPLSEGKTVLENVEEAVAETKAKMARLDALYMAMGDPDADLDKINEEAGNLQSELDAANVWDLDSRLEQAMDALRCPPADAIVDNLSGGERRRVALCKLLLQQPDLLLLDEPTNHLDAESVQWLEGHLKDYPGAVLAVTHDRYFLDNVATWILELDRGQAHPYEGNYTTYLETKQSRLKIEGQKDAKRAKMLEKELEWVRSNAKARQTKSRSRLARYEEMAAEADRMRKIDTSEINIPAGPRLGDIVLETHNLTKGFDDRTLFHDLSFTLPRAGIVGVIGPNGVGKTTLFRMITGGEQPDEGELKVGQTVKLSYVDQSRGGIDPNKNVWEVVSDGLDFIKVANFEMNSRAYVASFGFKGPDQQKKAGVLSGGERNRLNLALTLKMGGNLLLLDEPTNDLDVETLSSLEDAILDFPGCAVVTSHDRWFLDRVATHILAWEGDDEDPAKWFWFEGNFAAYEENKVERLGVEAARPHRVTHRRLTRD; encoded by the coding sequence ATGGCTGAGTATGTCTTCACACTGCGCAACGTCCGCAAGGCGCACGGTGACAAGGTTGTCCTCGACAACGTCACCCTCTCCTTCCTTCCTGACGCGAAGATCGGCGTCGTCGGACCCAACGGAACCGGTAAGTCGTCCCTGCTCAAGATCATGGCTGGGCTCGACAAGGCCAACAATGGTGACGCGTTGCTGACCCCCGGCGCGACCGTCGGCATGCTCCAGCAGGAGCCGCCGCTGTCCGAGGGCAAGACTGTCCTCGAGAACGTCGAGGAGGCCGTGGCCGAGACCAAGGCCAAGATGGCGCGTCTCGACGCCCTCTACATGGCGATGGGCGACCCCGACGCTGATCTGGACAAGATCAACGAGGAGGCCGGCAACCTGCAGAGTGAGCTCGACGCCGCGAACGTGTGGGATCTCGACAGCCGCCTGGAGCAGGCGATGGACGCTCTGCGCTGCCCGCCGGCGGACGCCATCGTCGACAACCTCTCCGGTGGCGAGCGGCGCCGGGTCGCCCTGTGCAAGCTGTTGCTCCAGCAGCCCGACCTACTGCTCCTCGACGAGCCCACCAACCACCTCGATGCCGAGTCCGTGCAGTGGCTCGAGGGCCACCTCAAGGACTACCCCGGCGCAGTCCTGGCAGTCACCCACGACCGCTACTTCCTGGACAACGTCGCCACCTGGATCCTCGAGCTGGACCGCGGTCAGGCGCACCCCTACGAGGGCAACTACACGACCTACCTCGAGACGAAGCAGTCGCGCCTCAAGATCGAGGGTCAGAAGGATGCCAAGCGCGCCAAGATGCTCGAGAAGGAACTCGAGTGGGTCCGCTCCAACGCCAAGGCCCGGCAGACCAAGAGCCGGTCCCGTCTCGCGCGCTACGAGGAGATGGCTGCCGAGGCCGACCGGATGCGCAAGATCGACACCTCCGAGATCAACATCCCGGCCGGGCCGCGACTGGGTGACATCGTCCTCGAGACCCACAACCTGACCAAGGGCTTCGATGACCGCACTCTGTTCCACGACCTGTCGTTCACGCTGCCTCGCGCGGGAATCGTCGGCGTCATCGGCCCCAACGGCGTCGGCAAGACCACGCTGTTCCGCATGATCACTGGTGGCGAGCAGCCCGACGAGGGCGAGCTCAAGGTCGGGCAGACCGTGAAGTTGTCATACGTCGACCAGAGCCGCGGCGGAATCGACCCGAACAAGAACGTCTGGGAGGTCGTCTCCGACGGACTGGACTTCATCAAGGTCGCCAACTTCGAGATGAACTCACGCGCCTACGTGGCGTCGTTCGGGTTCAAGGGACCCGACCAGCAGAAGAAGGCCGGCGTGCTCTCCGGAGGTGAGCGCAACCGTCTCAACCTGGCGCTGACCCTGAAGATGGGCGGCAACCTGCTGCTCCTCGACGAGCCCACCAACGACCTTGATGTCGAGACCCTCTCCTCCCTCGAGGACGCGATCCTTGACTTCCCCGGCTGCGCCGTGGTCACTTCCCACGACCGGTGGTTCCTCGACCGCGTCGCCACCCACATCCTCGCCTGGGAGGGCGACGACGAGGACCCGGCCAAGTGGTTCTGGTTCGAGGGGAACTTCGCAGCCTACGAGGAGAACAAGGTCGAGCGCCTCGGCGTCGAGGCCGCGCGCCCGCACCGGGTCACGCACCGTCGCCTCACCCGCGACTGA
- a CDS encoding endo alpha-1,4 polygalactosaminidase, with translation MRGGWAAAVAMVLTLSGCAADSAPRQDPSRVLLPPVTGQFDYQLGGADDETDLAVVVRDASSRPVPGAYNVCYVNGFQTQPEQSATWAADHAELLLHDGAGRLAVDPDWPDEYVLDPSSASQRAAILDIIGPTIADCAAAGFDGVEIDNLDTWTRFADAETGVISKADAVQLARDYADLAHRHGLAIAQKNTLELAATGPEIGFDFAVVEECGAYDECAGFRDAYDAHVLQIEYADNLPRSFADLCRSRERAPLTILRDRDLVPAGQPGHVREQCPDQ, from the coding sequence ATGCGAGGCGGATGGGCGGCAGCGGTGGCGATGGTCCTGACCCTGTCGGGATGTGCCGCAGACTCGGCTCCGCGCCAGGACCCGAGTCGCGTGCTGCTGCCGCCCGTCACCGGGCAGTTCGACTACCAGTTGGGCGGTGCCGACGACGAGACCGACCTGGCGGTGGTGGTCCGTGACGCCAGCTCCCGACCCGTGCCAGGGGCCTACAACGTCTGCTACGTGAACGGCTTCCAGACCCAGCCCGAGCAATCCGCGACCTGGGCCGCGGACCATGCCGAGCTGCTGCTCCACGACGGCGCGGGAAGGCTCGCAGTCGATCCCGACTGGCCCGACGAATATGTCCTCGACCCGTCGTCAGCCTCACAGCGTGCAGCGATCCTGGACATCATCGGGCCCACCATCGCCGACTGTGCCGCAGCCGGCTTCGATGGCGTCGAGATCGACAACTTGGACACCTGGACTCGGTTCGCCGACGCGGAGACCGGAGTGATCTCCAAGGCGGACGCGGTGCAGCTCGCTCGCGACTATGCGGACCTGGCACACCGACACGGACTGGCGATCGCCCAGAAGAACACCCTCGAGCTGGCGGCCACCGGACCCGAGATCGGATTCGACTTCGCCGTCGTCGAGGAGTGCGGGGCCTACGACGAGTGCGCAGGCTTCCGCGATGCCTATGACGCGCACGTCCTGCAGATCGAATATGCAGACAACTTGCCGCGTTCCTTCGCCGATCTGTGCCGGAGCCGAGAGCGGGCCCCGTTGACCATCTTGCGCGATCGTGACCTGGTCCCGGCGGGGCAACCCGGGCATGTCCGAGAGCAGTGCCCAGACCAGTAA
- a CDS encoding single-stranded DNA-binding protein gives MYDTIVTIQGWIGTDVEERLAGTAPVVSFRVASTPRRFHKDSNQWHDLETNWFTVNAWRALGINVAKSLQKGDPVVVIGKQTTNSYTDSNGRGVQSVVIEALAVGPDLNRGTCEFTKTSRNADTNESVRTMNADFGVDGPQVSSDGELIEDMVVNTETGEIREESAA, from the coding sequence ATGTACGACACCATCGTCACCATCCAGGGCTGGATCGGCACCGACGTCGAGGAGCGCCTCGCCGGGACTGCGCCGGTGGTCAGCTTCCGGGTCGCCTCGACCCCGCGGCGCTTCCACAAGGACTCGAACCAGTGGCACGACCTCGAGACCAACTGGTTCACCGTGAACGCCTGGCGCGCCCTGGGCATCAATGTCGCCAAGTCCCTGCAGAAGGGCGACCCGGTGGTGGTCATCGGCAAGCAGACCACCAACTCCTACACCGACTCGAACGGTCGCGGGGTGCAGTCGGTGGTGATCGAGGCACTGGCCGTCGGTCCGGACCTGAACCGGGGGACGTGCGAGTTCACCAAGACCAGCCGCAACGCCGACACCAACGAGTCAGTGCGCACGATGAATGCCGACTTCGGGGTCGACGGGCCGCAGGTGAGCAGCGACGGAGAGCTGATCGAGGACATGGTGGTCAACACCGAGACGGGGGAGATCCGCGAGGAGAGCGCCGCCTGA
- a CDS encoding GTPase, translating into MTSLIEGAKKLVSRGSDLGARVSGLEAAVSHARGRLEDGLVDDGQEIVDRASSRLKLSAEHTVIAIAGATGSGKSSTFNALTGIELSAVGVRRPTTSWASACVWGREGADELLEWLGIPARHQTTRDSMLDTGREDNRLNGTVLLDLPDHDSTEVSHHLEVDRLVKLADLLVWVLDPQKYADAAIHDRYLKKLTTHQGVMVVVLNHIDTVPEDRRASMVEDVRRLLVEDGLSEVPVLAVSARQGIGIDALKDEMAKRVASKKATKARIEADVRATAERFAHASGSVKSQSPDKAVIAELEDAFADAAGVPIVVDAVRESTQIRARRATGWPVTSWFSKLKPDPLKRLHLNLGAEGRALTKASRTSVPPATKVQRARVDAAVRGVADGISKNLATPWQASIRQASVSRSAEISDQLDVSLATADLGTTKLPWWASVVRVLQWILILTALAGGLWLAAYAVMGYLKMPEPTAPDVGGFPLPTLMLLGGVALGIVLALICRVLVSLTAKARARAADRELRSGIRQTTQDLVIQPIERELDAYERVREGLAVALK; encoded by the coding sequence ATGACGTCCTTGATCGAGGGGGCCAAGAAACTGGTCTCCAGGGGCTCCGATCTCGGAGCCCGTGTCAGTGGTCTCGAGGCCGCGGTCTCACACGCGCGCGGCCGGCTCGAAGACGGTCTCGTCGACGACGGACAGGAGATCGTCGACCGCGCGTCCAGCCGGCTGAAGCTCTCCGCCGAGCACACCGTGATCGCGATCGCGGGTGCGACCGGCTCGGGCAAGTCGTCGACCTTCAACGCCCTGACCGGGATCGAGCTCTCCGCGGTCGGCGTACGCCGTCCCACCACGTCGTGGGCGAGCGCCTGCGTATGGGGGCGAGAAGGTGCCGACGAGCTGCTGGAGTGGCTCGGCATCCCTGCGCGCCACCAGACCACGCGTGACTCGATGCTCGACACCGGCCGCGAGGACAACCGCCTCAACGGCACCGTGCTGCTCGACCTGCCCGACCACGACTCGACCGAGGTCTCCCACCACCTCGAGGTGGATCGCCTGGTGAAGCTGGCCGACCTGCTCGTGTGGGTGCTCGACCCGCAGAAGTATGCCGACGCCGCGATCCACGACCGCTACCTCAAGAAGCTCACCACCCACCAGGGCGTGATGGTGGTCGTGCTGAACCACATCGACACGGTGCCGGAAGACCGGCGCGCCTCGATGGTGGAGGACGTACGCCGCCTGCTCGTCGAGGACGGCCTGAGCGAGGTCCCGGTGCTCGCCGTCAGTGCGCGCCAGGGCATCGGCATCGATGCGTTGAAGGACGAGATGGCCAAGCGGGTCGCCTCGAAGAAGGCCACCAAGGCCCGCATCGAGGCCGACGTACGCGCCACCGCGGAGCGGTTCGCGCACGCCAGCGGTTCGGTGAAGTCGCAGTCCCCGGACAAGGCGGTCATTGCCGAGCTCGAGGACGCGTTCGCCGACGCGGCAGGCGTGCCGATCGTGGTCGACGCAGTGCGCGAGTCCACCCAGATCCGTGCCCGCCGGGCCACCGGCTGGCCGGTGACCTCCTGGTTCTCGAAACTGAAGCCCGACCCGCTCAAGCGACTGCACCTCAACCTCGGGGCGGAGGGTCGGGCGCTCACCAAGGCGTCGCGGACCTCGGTCCCGCCGGCCACCAAGGTGCAGCGGGCGCGTGTGGACGCCGCGGTGCGTGGCGTTGCCGACGGCATCTCCAAGAACTTGGCCACCCCGTGGCAGGCGTCGATCCGCCAGGCCTCGGTGTCGCGGTCCGCGGAGATCTCCGACCAGCTCGATGTCTCCCTGGCCACGGCCGACCTGGGCACGACGAAGCTGCCCTGGTGGGCCTCAGTCGTCCGCGTGCTGCAGTGGATTCTGATCCTGACCGCGCTCGCCGGTGGTCTGTGGTTGGCGGCCTACGCGGTGATGGGCTACCTGAAGATGCCCGAGCCGACGGCACCGGATGTCGGTGGCTTCCCGCTGCCGACGTTGATGCTGTTGGGCGGCGTGGCGTTGGGGATCGTGCTCGCGCTGATCTGCCGAGTGCTGGTCTCGCTCACTGCGAAGGCGCGCGCCCGTGCGGCCGATCGTGAGCTGCGCTCGGGGATCCGCCAGACCACCCAAGACCTGGTGATCCAGCCGATCGAGCGCGAGCTGGACGCCTATGAGCGGGTCCGCGAGGGCCTCGCGGTCGCGCTGAAGTAG
- a CDS encoding dynamin family protein translates to MSTEPSKESTKMLTALVRLRSALQEISLPLDVPGVEDQRAARAEMVDQLEDYVIPRLMTIDAPLLTVVGGSTGAGKSTLVNSLVGRRVTEPGVLRPTTRSPVLVHNPADAGWFGQDRILPDLERTERATGDPSALQLVPATTIPAGLAVLDAPDIDSVEERNRTLAAQLLAAADLWLFVTSAARYADQVPWDFLKQAADRSTAVAIVLDRTPPEAIDTVAAHLARMLASRGLKDSPLFIVTEGTVDADGLLPAAAVKDIRGWLASLAADADARAAVVKQTLEGAIRSVSSRAYAVADAVDEQVKATTWLREDAERAYAQAAESIHKASADGTLLRGEVLARWQEFVGTGQLLKSLESNVGRVRDRIVNAVKGKPRQAERVTVAVESGLETLLLEHAETAAEQAAASWGSTAQGKALLAEGSGDLGRASREFRREAERMVREWQQGVLDMVRSEGQDKRGTARFLAFGVNGLSVALMVIVFASTAGVTGAEVGIAGGSAVVGQKLLEAVFGDQAVRRLAERARKDLDQRVQVLLQREQARFTGLVDALGVDTGSPERVRSAARRVTDERFATQGRGVHGDHSA, encoded by the coding sequence ATGAGCACGGAACCGTCCAAAGAGTCGACGAAGATGCTGACCGCCCTCGTGCGGTTGCGCAGCGCACTGCAGGAGATCTCGCTCCCGCTCGATGTGCCCGGCGTCGAGGACCAGCGAGCGGCCCGCGCCGAGATGGTCGACCAGCTCGAGGACTACGTCATCCCGCGACTGATGACGATCGATGCACCCCTGCTGACCGTCGTGGGTGGATCGACCGGCGCCGGGAAGTCGACCCTGGTCAACTCACTGGTCGGGCGTCGCGTCACCGAGCCCGGCGTGCTCCGACCGACCACACGCTCTCCCGTCCTGGTGCACAACCCGGCAGATGCCGGGTGGTTCGGCCAGGACCGGATCCTGCCCGACCTCGAGCGCACCGAACGCGCCACCGGCGACCCGTCGGCGCTCCAGCTGGTGCCCGCGACCACCATCCCCGCCGGGCTGGCCGTCCTCGACGCCCCCGACATCGACTCCGTCGAGGAACGTAACCGCACGTTGGCAGCCCAGCTGCTCGCGGCGGCCGACCTCTGGCTCTTCGTCACCTCGGCCGCGCGCTATGCCGACCAGGTGCCGTGGGACTTCCTCAAGCAGGCCGCCGACCGGAGCACCGCTGTCGCGATCGTGCTCGACCGGACCCCGCCCGAGGCCATCGACACCGTCGCCGCCCACCTGGCCCGGATGCTGGCCAGCCGGGGGCTGAAGGACTCACCGCTCTTCATCGTCACCGAGGGCACCGTCGACGCCGACGGACTACTTCCGGCCGCAGCCGTCAAGGACATCCGCGGCTGGCTGGCGTCGCTGGCGGCTGACGCCGATGCACGTGCCGCGGTGGTCAAGCAGACCCTCGAGGGCGCGATCCGCAGCGTCTCCAGCCGGGCGTACGCCGTGGCCGACGCGGTCGACGAGCAGGTCAAGGCGACCACCTGGTTGCGCGAGGACGCCGAGCGCGCCTATGCACAGGCCGCGGAGTCGATCCACAAGGCCAGTGCAGACGGCACGCTCCTGCGCGGCGAGGTGCTGGCCCGCTGGCAGGAGTTCGTCGGCACCGGCCAGCTGCTGAAGAGCCTGGAGTCCAACGTCGGCCGCGTGCGCGACCGCATCGTCAACGCAGTCAAGGGCAAGCCGCGTCAGGCCGAGCGCGTCACCGTCGCGGTCGAGTCCGGACTGGAGACGCTGCTGCTCGAGCACGCCGAGACTGCGGCCGAGCAGGCGGCTGCCTCGTGGGGCTCGACCGCCCAGGGCAAGGCTCTGCTCGCCGAGGGGTCCGGTGACCTCGGCCGGGCATCGCGCGAGTTCCGCCGGGAGGCGGAGCGGATGGTGCGCGAGTGGCAGCAGGGCGTCCTCGACATGGTGCGCAGCGAGGGACAGGACAAGCGCGGCACCGCGCGGTTCCTGGCCTTCGGCGTCAACGGTCTCTCCGTCGCCCTGATGGTGATCGTGTTCGCCTCGACCGCAGGAGTCACCGGAGCCGAGGTCGGCATCGCCGGCGGCAGCGCCGTGGTCGGTCAGAAGCTGCTCGAGGCCGTCTTCGGCGACCAGGCCGTCCGTCGACTCGCCGAGCGGGCTCGCAAGGACCTCGACCAGCGGGTCCAGGTCCTGCTCCAGCGCGAGCAGGCGCGCTTCACCGGCCTGGTCGATGCGCTCGGCGTCGACACCGGGTCCCCCGAGCGGGTCCGCAGCGCTGCACGCCGGGTCACGGACGAGCGTTTCGCGACGCAAGGCCGTGGAGTCCACGGCGACCACTCCGCATAG
- a CDS encoding PrsW family intramembrane metalloprotease translates to MPSRRHDSLVFTVVVSSIAALAAVPFAILMLLAGEGPSVVIASLFALLPVGPLVACYLWLDRYEPEPRSLLVTALAWGAFVATMLAILVQGLGGWFADLTDEQSLAIVAPITEEATKGLFLVLLVIWKRQEFDGVLDGIVYAGFVGIGFAFTENILYLSAAYNGTDGSAPGGLAGLGVLFVVRCLASPFAHPLFTAFIGIGLGLALSSRSTLVRVLSPVVGYLLAVGLHAAWNGSTLVADGVGFLVGYALVMVPTFVSMVIIAIWVRSKERTILTRALDDAALRGLIARDDVRHVVDLRARRQARAFAHRHGGRVAADTMRDYQQAAVELGYLHHRVLRGTAPKNYEERGQMFVERMHAIRPRIAFPVPMVAGGRHR, encoded by the coding sequence ATGCCTTCGCGACGCCACGACAGCCTTGTCTTCACGGTCGTGGTCTCTTCAATCGCGGCCCTGGCGGCCGTCCCGTTCGCGATCCTGATGCTGCTCGCGGGGGAGGGCCCCTCGGTGGTCATCGCCTCACTCTTCGCGCTGCTTCCGGTCGGACCGTTGGTGGCCTGCTACCTGTGGCTCGACCGCTATGAGCCGGAGCCCAGGTCGCTGCTCGTCACCGCCCTGGCATGGGGCGCGTTCGTGGCCACCATGCTGGCGATCCTGGTCCAGGGCCTGGGCGGGTGGTTTGCGGACTTGACCGACGAGCAGTCCCTGGCGATCGTCGCGCCGATCACGGAGGAGGCGACCAAGGGCCTGTTCCTGGTGCTTCTCGTGATCTGGAAGCGACAGGAGTTCGACGGCGTCCTCGACGGAATCGTCTATGCCGGCTTCGTCGGCATCGGCTTCGCGTTCACCGAGAACATCCTCTATCTCAGCGCCGCCTACAACGGGACCGACGGCTCCGCGCCCGGCGGCCTGGCCGGGCTCGGGGTGCTGTTCGTGGTCCGCTGCCTGGCGAGCCCGTTCGCGCACCCCCTGTTCACTGCGTTCATCGGCATCGGCCTGGGCCTGGCGCTCAGCAGCCGCTCCACCCTGGTCAGGGTGCTCTCACCGGTCGTGGGCTACCTGCTCGCGGTCGGACTGCACGCAGCCTGGAACGGCTCGACCCTCGTCGCGGACGGGGTGGGCTTCCTGGTCGGCTATGCCCTGGTCATGGTGCCGACCTTCGTCAGCATGGTGATCATCGCGATCTGGGTGCGCAGCAAGGAGCGGACCATCCTGACCCGAGCCCTCGACGACGCTGCGCTGCGCGGACTGATCGCGCGCGACGACGTACGACATGTGGTCGATCTGCGTGCCCGACGCCAGGCCCGTGCGTTCGCGCACCGGCACGGCGGCAGGGTCGCCGCGGACACTATGCGTGATTATCAGCAGGCTGCCGTGGAACTGGGATACCTTCACCACCGGGTGCTCCGTGGCACGGCGCCGAAAAACTATGAAGAGCGAGGGCAGATGTTCGTGGAGCGGATGCACGCGATCCGTCCCCGGATAGCCTTTCCGGTGCCGATGGTTGCAGGAGGCCGACACCGATGA
- a CDS encoding aminopeptidase P family protein, protein MSEIENTQQTEDLQTESHDPSVPEAWSAFMRRGWGDRELDLPAHPVSSYAAARRERLAEAFPGDRLVIPAGNYKVRSNDTDYRFRPDTAHTYFSGNQTSDAVLVIEGGEATLFARPRSSRQSDEFFRDRQYGELWAGRRPSLAEISDSLGLPTRHIDDLEEHLGGTGKTRVLRGVDARVDSLVPGDAEHDRDFARVASEMRLLKDEWELGELAQACDITALGFEDAVRDWDNVLKYGERWIEGTFFRRARAMGNDIGYDSIVGSGKHATTLHWIENSGPVTPGELLLLDMGVEGTNLYTADVTRTIPVDGRFTPLQRELYDLVHAAQEAGIQAVRPGVPFQSVHQASMEVLAHGLGDMGLLPVSVEEALDPESKVYSRWTLHGTSHMLGLDVHDCGQASTEAYPKGDLAESMVLTVEPGLYFQEDDLLVPEELRGIGIRIEDDIVVTADGSRNLSASLPRTAEDVEAWMSSLQR, encoded by the coding sequence GTGAGCGAGATCGAGAACACACAGCAGACCGAAGACCTCCAGACCGAGTCCCACGACCCGTCCGTGCCCGAGGCGTGGTCGGCGTTCATGCGCCGGGGGTGGGGCGACCGCGAGCTCGACCTGCCCGCGCACCCGGTGTCGTCGTACGCCGCGGCTCGTCGTGAGCGTCTGGCCGAAGCGTTCCCCGGCGACCGCCTGGTGATCCCGGCCGGCAACTACAAGGTGCGTTCCAACGACACCGACTACCGGTTCCGGCCCGACACCGCCCACACCTACTTCTCCGGCAACCAGACCTCCGACGCGGTGCTGGTGATCGAGGGCGGCGAGGCGACCCTGTTCGCCCGTCCCCGCTCGAGCCGCCAGAGCGACGAGTTCTTCCGTGACCGTCAGTATGGCGAGCTGTGGGCCGGTCGCCGTCCCTCCCTCGCCGAGATCTCGGACTCGCTCGGCCTGCCGACCCGCCACATCGACGACCTCGAGGAGCACCTGGGCGGCACCGGCAAGACGCGCGTGCTGCGCGGCGTGGATGCCCGCGTCGACTCACTCGTCCCAGGTGACGCCGAGCACGACCGGGACTTCGCCCGCGTCGCCTCCGAGATGCGCCTGCTCAAGGACGAGTGGGAGCTCGGCGAGCTGGCCCAGGCCTGTGACATCACCGCGCTCGGCTTCGAGGATGCCGTCCGCGACTGGGACAACGTCCTGAAGTATGGCGAGCGCTGGATCGAGGGCACCTTCTTCCGCCGCGCTCGCGCGATGGGCAACGACATCGGCTATGACTCGATCGTCGGCAGCGGCAAGCACGCCACCACGTTGCACTGGATCGAGAACTCCGGCCCGGTCACGCCCGGCGAGCTGCTGCTGCTCGACATGGGCGTGGAGGGCACCAACCTCTACACCGCCGACGTCACTCGCACGATCCCCGTCGACGGCCGGTTCACGCCGCTGCAGCGCGAGCTCTACGACCTCGTCCACGCCGCCCAGGAGGCCGGCATCCAAGCCGTGCGTCCGGGCGTCCCCTTCCAATCAGTCCACCAGGCGTCGATGGAGGTGCTCGCCCACGGCCTGGGCGACATGGGCCTGCTGCCGGTCTCCGTCGAGGAGGCGTTGGACCCGGAGTCGAAGGTCTATTCGCGCTGGACGCTGCACGGCACCAGCCACATGCTCGGCCTCGACGTGCACGACTGCGGCCAGGCCTCCACCGAGGCCTACCCCAAGGGTGATCTGGCGGAGTCGATGGTGCTCACCGTGGAGCCGGGCCTCTATTTCCAGGAGGACGACCTGCTGGTCCCCGAGGAGCTGCGCGGCATCGGCATCCGGATCGAGGACGACATCGTGGTGACCGCCGACGGCTCACGCAATCTCTCGGCATCGCTGCCCCGCACGGCCGAGGACGTCGAGGCTTGGATGTCCTCGCTGCAGCGCTGA